ATGCGCGTGCGGTCACGACGGGGTGTTGCCGGGAATCATCAACGGCCAGCAGGCGTGCCGCAAATGCGCGGGCATAAAACTCAACGTCGACTGCGTTGAGTGCGGCGCCGAGGAAGAACTGTACGCACAGGGATGCTGCTGGCGATGCGTCCTGAGGGCGACCGTCGACCGACTACTGACGAATCCAGAGACTGCTAGCATCAACGACGAACTGAAACCCTTTGCAGCTGCCCTGAAGTCGATGAAACGGGCCAACAGCGGTCTGACCTGGATCAACCAGGAACATGTCACAGCGTTCCTCACCGAGCTGGCCCGCACACCGCTCGTTTCCCACGACGTCATCGACCAACTCCCCCGATCGCGCACCCGAGAATACGTCCGAGAACTCCTGGTCACCCACCAGATCCTGCCGCCCAGAGACGGACTACTCCACCGCTACATCGACTGGTCCGATGAAGCCCTCGACCGGCTGAAGTCGTCCGAGCACCGGGAAGTCGCGACCCGGTACATTCGTTGGCATCACCTGCGGCAGATGTATTGCATGGAGTCGGTGTCACACGGCACGTTCCTGCGGTCGAAGCAAACCGTTTCCGTCACAATCGAATTCCTCAACTGGCTCACCGACCGGGACATCTCGATCGACGATCTATCCCAAGCGGATCTGGACGCGTGGCAGGCCGAAGGCCCGAGCACGCGAGAGTTCGCCATCCGGTTCCTCGCGTGGGCAGTCAAGACAAAGCTGGTCGCTCGGGACCTTACAATGACACCACATCGTCGTGGTACAAGCTCTAAGATGAGCCCTGAGGCCCAGCAAGACGTCGTCGATGGCATTACATCAAACCAACCCGCACTGAATCCGCGAGATCGAGCCGCGGCGATCCTGGTGCTCGTCTTCGGCCAACAGATCGACCGGGTCGTGAAACTCACCTGGGACCACGTCATAGTCTCAGACGAACTCGTGACCGTCACACTCGGCGACATCGCCATCGCTCTTCCCGCACCGCTCGACGAACCATTCCGATATCTCGCCGGAGAACGAGACCTCGGGAACACCGCCGCCCACCCAAGTACGCGCTGGGTGTTCCGCGGCTATATCCCTGGCCAACACATCAACCCGGGCCACTTGCGGAACCGCCTGAAGTCGACGTTCGGCACCCGCGCCGCCCGGCTCGGCACCCTGCACGAACTCACCAAGCTCGCACCCGCCGCAATCCTCGCCGACACTCTCGGCTACTCCCCTGCCACCATCGAGCGACATGCGGTGGCGTCTGCAGCCACATATGCCCGATACGTAGCGATGATTGACGCTGATGGCTAGGGTTGTGTAGCTCGAACTGCTTCTGCGGCCGATGCCGTTCATAAACTCGCGGTACTGATATGTCAGGCTACTATTGGCGGCCGGGATGGAGCTAAGAATGTCGAGAGAGAATCGCGGCAAACCTCGGACCAGAAAGACGACGAAACAACCTTCGATTCGCCTTTCTGGCAGGCTATGAGCATGGCGATAACACTAGAAGACACTTTAGCTGCGATCAGCCTGCTGCAGAACACCGAGAAATGTGCTCGCATATCCGGGACCGCCGAGTACCGACGGTGGCCCAAGAACGACATAGCGGGCCCGCCGAACCGCGTCGATACAGTGCACTTCTCCATCGACAACGAGCTCGGTTCATGGTCTCAGCGCGACACCAAGTCCGCGCAAACCCGCCGCTACTCCAGTGGCGCCGGACAGGAGCTGGTCGATGACGACGGGCAGCTCATCCCTCCCAAACCACCATCAGGGTTCGACCACTGGCCTCTGCTCATCAAGATGATGACACCGAGTAGATTCCCGATCTGGGGGCGCCCGGGAGATAAGTGGAGAATGAAGGGCGCCGAGTCCACCGAGCACGGTTACCTCCTGCACCTCAACCGTGACACCTCCCCCGCAGAGGCGGAGCTGTACATCGACACCACTTTTTCGCTACCAATCCGCTGGACCGATACTCACCAAGTCAGGCCAGATCTCGGGGCGAAACAGGAGGTAGAGATCGTGGCCCTGCACATTCCTCCGGAATGGAAGCGTCTCACCGGTATGGACATGTCCGAGGAAGGTCAAGACATGGCAGGATAGCCGAGCTTTGCACCAAGCGCACCTCGGCCTGGTCATCCACTTCATGTCTGATCGGGGTGACGCCTGCACGGCTTGGCTCCGGACGGCGCACAATGGTCCTGTGGGAGCGAAGAGCAACGAGGCGATGTTCCGCTTCATCCTGCCGGCTCAATTGAATGGGCCCGAACTCAGCGAGCAGATAAACGAGGCTGTACTCCGTAGGGCCCGCGATGCTGGAGCTGTCTCCATCGGCGACGTATATGTCAGCGGCACTATCCCTATCGGTGACGGCGCGTGCCAGTACTCGGTTCGAGTTCGGTTGTACTTCGGTGGCCCTGCCTTCGCTTGAGCCCCATTATTTCCCAGCCGGGCTCAACGACGTCGGGCCTCTGAGATAGGTGGTCTACTCGTCCTAGTTCAACACGTCCCGTTACCAGTTGTCGGCGGCCATGAAATTCTGCCCGGAGACGGCCACGAAACTGCCCGCTGGCGGACATGAAACCTGCCCGGTGGCGGTCATGGGATCTGCCCGACACGACGTCGTCTGCCTCACCGGCTCCGACGGTTGAGGCCCCTCCTCAGGTGCGATCGGCGGTGCTGAAGCGCCCGTCGCCCTGAGGAGGGACAACTTGAAGTCTGCCGAGGAGATCATGGAAATCCTGGATGCCTACGACCTGACAGGGTCGTTGCGTGATGCCGGCGAGCTGGCCGGATGCTCGCACCACACGGTCAAGCACTACGTGGACCGCCGTGCTGCCGGGGGTGAGCTGGACAAGGCCGTGACTCGGCCGCAGTTGATCGATGAGTACCTGCCCAAGGTCGAGGAGTGGGTCGAGCGGTCCAAGGGCAAGGTCCGTGCCGACAGAGCGCACGAGAAGCTGCTCGCGATGGGCTACAAGGGTTCGGAGCGCACCACCCGTCGTGCGGTCGCATCGGTGAAGAAGTCATACCGGTCAGGACATGTGCGGGTCCACCGGCCCTGGGTCACCGAGCCGGGGATGTGGCTGCAGTACGACTACGGCGACGGACCTGTCGTCGACGGCGTCAAGACGGTTCTGTTCGTGGCGTGGCTGGCGTGGTCGCGGTTCCGGGTCGTGATCGCGCTGCGCGATAAGACCATGCCGTCCGTGTTCGCCGCGCTGGACCAGACCTTCCGCCGGTTGGGTGGGGTGCCGACCTACGTGCTGACCGACAACGAGAAGACCGTCACGACCGAGCACATCGCCGGGATCCCGGTCCGCAACGGACAGCTCGTCACCTTCGCCGAGCACTACTCGGTCGTGGTCCACACCTGTGTGCCGGCGGATCCGGCGTCCAAGGGCGGCACCGAGTCGTCGGTGAAGATCAGCAAGGCCGACCTGGTGCCCAAGGACACCAACCTGCGTGAGGAGTACGCGTCGTTTAGCGAGCTCGAGGAGGCGTGTGAGGCGTTCTGTCAGAAGGTCAACACCCGGGCTCACCGGACCACGAAGCGGCCACCGGTCGAGATGTTGGCCGAAGAGCGGACACGGCTACACCCGGTCCCGACACAGCCGCACACAGTCGCGTTCGGCACCACCCGGGTAGTGCCGGGCAACACGCCGATGGTGATGTTCGAGTCCGGCCAGTACTCGGTGCCACACACCCTGCTCGGCGCCACGGTGTGGGTTCGTGCCCAAGGACTCGGCGACGGCGAGGAGGTCGTCATCGTTCACGTCGGCGAGGACGGACCCGCCGAGGTCGCCCGCCACGCGCGCGCGACGCCGGGCACGCCGAGGATCAACGACGAGCACTTCCCACCGCAGCCGGAAGGTCCGTTGAACCGGCAGCCGCGAGCGAAGAACCCAGCGGAAGCCGAGTTCCTCGACCTGGGCGAGGGCGCCCGCCTGTGGCTGGTCGAGGCCGCTGCGGCGGGCACGCCGCGGATGAGGGTCAAGATGGCCGAAGCCCTCAGCCTGGCCAAGCTGTTCGACCCCGTCGAGGTCGACTGGGCACTCGGCCACGCCGCCGTCCACGGCCGGTTCGCCGAGGCCGATCTGTCCTCGATCCTCGACCACCACGCCCGGCAACCCGCTGTTGGCGAGCACCGTGCCGGCGAAGAACGGTCGCTGACCCAGGGCACCGCCGGATGGGCACGTCTCGGCCAGCACGACAGCCAGCACGACAGCCGCGAGGGGAACGAGGTGACCCGATGACGACCAAGACCACCACACCATCGATGGCGTCCGCGCCGCCGTTGCCGGCCGAGTTGGAGGACCTCTTGCGGCGGCTTCGGCTGCCCCACATCCGTCGCCACGCACCGGAGGTCGTCGCGACCGCGAAGGCCCAACGCTGGGAGCCCGCCGAGGTGCTCAAGGCTCTGTTCGCCGAGGAGGTCGCCGGAAGGGAACGCTCCGCACTGGCCACCCGCAGGGCGGCTGCGGGGTTCCCGACCGGGAAGACGTTCGATGCGTGGCAGCCCGAGGCATCCTCGATCCCGGCACCGACCCAGCAGGCACTCCGCACCCTGGAATGGGTCCACCGTCGGGAAAACCTCGTCGTGTGCGGGCCGTCGGGGACCGGGAAGACGTTCCTACTGGAGGCACTCGGTCACCAAGCCGTCGAGGCCGGGTTGAAGGTCGCCTGGTTCACCCTGGAAGACCTCGGGGTCCTGCTGCGCCGCCATCGTGCCGACGACACGGTGTCCAAGGCCATCGCCCGTGTGCTGCGCGCCGATCTCGTTGTCGTCGACGACATCGGCCTGTTGCCGGTCGCCCAGGATGCCGCCGAGGGGCTCTACCGGCTCGTCGACGCCGCCTACGAGAAGCGGTCGGTCGCGATCAGCTCGAACCTGCACCCGTCCGGGTTCGACGAGCTGATGCCCAAGACGCTGGCGACCGCCACCGTCGACCGGCTACTGCACCACGCCCACGTGTGCCAGACCAGCGGAGACTCCGTGCGACTTACCCAGGCACTCGCCGGCCGAGGGGTGAGTCCCTTGAGCTGAGTGCTCTGGTCGGTGGTGGCCGCAAGCCCACTGGGCAGATCCCATGGCCACCACCGGGCAGTTCTCGTGACCGTCAGCGGGCAGGTCTCACGACCGCCCCTGGGCAGTTCCTACTGTCCCTTGACACGGCGCCAGCGTCAGCTACGAACCGACCTCCAACCCCCCGGGGGAAACGGGGAGGGGGAACGGGCCTTGGGCTCGTGGCGAGTCGCAGCAGCCAAAGCTCAGCGAATCGGCCACGGGCCGAAGCCGGGCGCGGGCCGACGGATCCCTGCGGTGGGTGCCTATAGGGTGTGCCCGCGCGGACTCGCCAGCCTGCAGAAGTGGACTACGCCCTCGTGCGGCGTCGGTGGGGCCCACGTCGGCGCGTGTATCGGGTGCGAATCGTGGCCCGGCTCAGCGCCGGTATCCCGGCGTGTGGTGTCGGGACGATCGGCCCCGTCGGACGAGCGGTGCTCCTCTTCAGTCGCGGGCTTGGCCGCGCCTCGCCCGGAGCTCGTTGATCTTCGCTCCCAGGTTGCCGAGGTCGTCGGCAGCGCGTGCTGGGGGCGAGGAGAGGTCCGTGGTGCGGCCCGTCCGGATCCAATGTTCGGCAGCCACAGGATCCTTGGTGAGGTCGCGGACATAGTCGGCGAGCATGGGAATCGCCCATTCCACGACGCCGCGGGTTTCGCCGCTGATCAAGGCGCGATCGATGAGGCGCTCGCGGTACTTGTTGGCGTAGTCGGGCGCTACCTCTAACCGCTGCGCTACCTTCCGGGTCGAACTGACCTCATCATGGTCTTGGGCCATCGCAGCCAGATACCGCCGGTCGTTGGCGCTTAGCGGTTTCATCGCCTCATCGAGGACCTGCCGTCGCAGATCGCGGAGGGCTTCGTCGAGTCCTGCCTGCACGTCGACGACCTCGAGCCTCGGAGCCCCGGCGTCCGCGTGACGCCACGTGTGGTAGCCGACCAACTGGACCATGTACGGGTATCCGTGCGACTCAACCACCGCCAGTGCCAGCGCGTCGTCGGAGATCGCCCACGTGGCGTCAATCGGGTCACGAAACGCACGCGCGGTATCAGCGTCCGACAAGCTGCCCAGGTCGACCCGCACGGAGCGGCGCAAGAAGGTCAACGGGGAAGGGTCCTTCTCATCCTCGACCTGGAGCAGCGCGGTCATGCTGCCCGGGAGACCGGCTGCCGCGAACGCGACCTGGCGCCGCTCCCGCACCGCGTGCTGCAGGGTCGTCGTCACCGCCTCGAGCTCGTCGTAGACCCCCTTGTGGATCTCGTCCAACGTGATCAGGACTCCGCCGCCGGTGTCGCGCAAGATGTCTGTCAGATCCTCCAGCTGGGATCGCAGCGTCGGCACGGGGGTGTGCTTGTTGCTGACCTCGCGGCCAACGCCGCCCGCCGACAGCGGGAGGTCGAGGTTGGTGACGTGAGACGTGGTCGGTCGAGGGTCGTGATCACGTAGCAAACGCGGCAGCCTGTCGTTGGCGATCCGGTCGACGAGACCCTTCGTCGCGGTCTCCGAGATCACCAACCACCCCTTCGGGCCCGCGATGTCCTCCAACGCGTTCAACGTCACGGTCTTCCCCGTGCCGCGCTGCCCGACCAGCAGCAGGATCCGCCCGTAGGCGCCCGGGCCGGAGTCCAGGGCCTCACCGAACAGCTCAAGGTGGTGGTCACTCTCCACCAGCTTCGGAGGGCTGCTGCCGAAGCCGGGGCGGAACGGATTCGCCCTGCGGTCACGCGTCATGTTTCAACACCTACTAGTCGTTTCATTGCTTCCTAAACCAGCTCGGCAAGGGCAATTCAATGCATACTAGTCGTTTCATTGCTTTCCAGTTAGGGGCAGACCGCGGCGACCCCGCGACGCAGGAGCCTGCGCGCGGAGTCGAGACGGAGGCTGCGCTGAAGCACCTGCGATGTTTCAAGCAGGGCAGTGAGGCGCTGCTCGAGGTCGGCCAGCCCGGACCGCAGGTCGCCGACCTGCACGGGGACGTAGCCGGCGGGTCGGCGTTGGCCGAAGTCGGTGAGTTCGGCGCGGGCCATACCTAGGAACGGCAGCACCGTGGAGTGCTCGTCCTGTCCGGTCGCGTCCTCGAGCGCGGCGAGCAGCGAGACCGCGTAGGCGAAGTCCGGGGCCGCGTCGTACACGTCACCAGAACGAGCAGTGGTGGGAACAGCCATCACGTGTGTCCTTTCGAGAGAGGTCGGTAGCAGGCGGGACCCCGCTACCCAGTGGAACAGAACAGGCGAGCACGGTGCACCCGGCAGTCCTGAACCGGTGGACAGCAGCTGCGCGGGATGAAATTCGCCTTCCGCTCCACCGTCTGCCCCAGGTAGATGTCGAAGCTCGACTCGGTGAAATACCGGTACACCTGAACGGACCACAGCGCCAGCTGATCTGAGTCGTCAACGCTCGCACGCCGTCGCGCCACGCCTGGCACCTCCAACCCTTTGGAGGACGTCGGCCGTAGCACCAGCCCAGGGCTCACCCCCGCCCTCACCACGAAAGGCAGCCACCGGGGTCGCGGATCGGACACCTCGGCGAGAAATTTTGTGGAACGCAAACCACCGGACGTGCGCGAGGCGTCCGATCCGCGCAGTGGCTCGTTGCCTTTCCGGGCATGACCACTACACAGAGCCCAGCCCCGGGCCGGGCAGACCCGACCGGCGAGCATGCCAGTGACCGGCGGACCTTCGAGCTCTACGGACACCGGATCACCCAAACCAACAATCCCGATGCGCAGCAGCTCCTCGCGGCCGCGCACACCGAGCGGGTCCGGCCCCTGTGCATGTGCCGCAACGACGGGGTCGCCATGTACGTCGCCAAGGTCGGACCCGAGAAATACGTCATCAAGCGGATGCCCGACTCCGGTCTCGAGCACGCGCACCGCTGCGCCTCCTACCTGCCGCCCGACGAGCTCTCCGGGCTCGGGCAGGTCCTCGGCAGCGCGATCACCGAGGAAGCCGACTGCGGCCTGACCGCCATCGAGCTCGGGTTCCGCATGTCCAAGGCCGAGCGAGCAGCCCCGACCGGTGCAGGCGGCGGGGGAGTGTCCGACTCCGTGGCCGCGGACCCGAACCGGCTGACCCTCCGCGCGGTCCTGCACTACCTGTGGCAAGAAGCCGACCTCGCGACCTGGTCGCCCGGCATGGGCGGCAAGCGCAACTGGCGGGTCGTGTCGTGGTACCTGCGCCAGGCCGCCCGCGGAAAGTTCACCAAGGGCAAGCCGCTCGCCACCAGGTTGTACATCCCCGAGCCTTTCAACGTCGAGAAGAAGACTGAGATCGCCGCCCGGCGGCTCTCGGCCTGGGCGCCGATGCAGCAGCACGGCTCGGCCCAGCAGTTCATGATGCTCATCGGTGAGCTCAAGGCCATCGACCCAGCCCGGTTCGGGCACAAGCTGGTCATCAAGCACCTGCCCGACGCGCCGCTCACGGTCGACGACACGCTCCTGGCCCGCCTCAACAAGCGGTTCGGTGACGAGATGGAGCTGTGGCAGACCGACGACGAGGGCCACCTGATCGTCATCGCGACCTTCTCCGTCAGCCGGGCCGGCCTCGCCACCGCGGAGGAGATCTCGCTGGTCATGACCGACCGCAACTGGCTGCCGTATGAGTCGCTGTTCGACAAGCTGCTGGTCGACACCGCGCTCGATGCACGCCGCCGGTTCACCAAGTCGCTGCGGTACAACCTCGCCCCCGATGTGCCCATGGCCTCCCTGGTTCTCACGGACACTGAGACACCCACTGCCGCGTTCCTGCTCACCAGGGACGACAACCGCGAAGCGGTCGCGGAGATCGCCACCGGCATCGACGTCTGGACGTGGGTCATCACCGAGGACATGCCGGCCCTCCCGCCGGCGGTCGACCATCGGCTTACCCTGCCCAGCAACGAGCACTACTGAGCAGCGTCATGGTGGTCATCGACGCCATGCCGCCCCGGGGGTCCGGGAACAGCCGTAGGCCAGCAGGCCTCTACGCGTCGTCGGCTCCCGAGGTGCGATCCTCGGCGTCCGTGACGAGTCGAAGGTGAACTCGTCCGGTCCAGTCCAAGTCGAGGCGAGTGTCGTGTTCGGCCGTAGACCTGGAGCCTGGGCAGGTCGGATCATTGCAGGGGCCGAAGATCCGGTCGGCTTCCAGGTGCAGGTCATCCACGACGGGGCCTGCCGGCTCACCTGAGGGCCGTGGGGTGGGTCAACACCCGCCCACCGGCCTCTTCCTCGGGCGCCGGTACCTCGGCGGTCGGCGTCCATGCGCGGCGATCGGCCGCAGCCGCTCGGATGCGGTGGACCCGCTCCATCGAGTCGGCGCCTTGGCGCCACTGCACGAAGTGGATCAGGGGATCAGTGAGGCCACGCCGGGCCACGATGCGGTCGGCGGCGCGCTCCACCACGGCGCGCCAGGTCCGGTCGGCCGCTGGTGCGACGTAGCTGATCGCGACCAGCACACCGGTCGCGCCACCGAGCGTGGGATTTCCGCCCGGCTGGAAGCCCTGGAAGACCGCGACGACACCGATCACGATCCGCAAGTGCCACGCGAACCCGCCCGCCGGCACCCACGAGAAGATGCGCGCGACCTGACGGATGACGACGAACACCAGCGTCCAGGGGAACGCCCACAGCCGCGCCGCCAGATCGAACCGGGACGGCCCGACCCGCTGGCTCGCTACCGCGTGCCCGATCGCCGTCGCAGCATCCGCGGCCGTCAGCCGGCGCTCGTACACGCCCTGCACCAGCCACTGCTCCACGATCACCGTGTCCCGGCCGATCGGAGCAGCAGGAAGCCCGTCAGTGTCGGTCAGCCGCACCAGCACCCGCCCGGGAGCGAGCTCCAGCCTCTCGACCAGGGCCAGCGTCGGCTCGAGCACGGCGCGCTGCCCGGGCCGAAGGCCGCGGGCGAACCCGAAGACCCGGGCAGCTGGAGCCTCCCACCACCCGCACGCCAACACGACCGAGATCACCAGCGTGCCCAGGAACGCGAACACCAGGCCCGCGCCCGGCAGAAAGCCCAGGCCGATGACCGCGACGAAACTGCCGGCGAGACCGGCCGGCACGACGGCGCAGAGGCGGATCAGCTTGGTCGACGTCCGCATGTTCCTCACGTCCCCTCGTGGGCGGCGGGACCCTCACGAATCCGCGCCCAGCCGGCACGACCCGATCGTGCCGACACTTCCACTCTGAGTGTGTGCCGAACCAACGACAGCGCAACCGCACCGCCGACGGCCTGTGGATAGCGAATATCTATCCACAGGTCGCCGGCCGTAACCTTGACAACCGCGGCGTTGGCCTACTCACACAGGCCGCTGTTCAAGCGGTCTTGGTCTCCTCGGCGAGGTAGACCAAGTCGACCTTGGTGCGTCCCGCCGTGTGCCGAGCAGCGAGCGGGAGAGTGGCGGCGAGGAGCTTCGCGAGGCGCTTCTCCAGTCGCGAGCGAGTGTTCTGCACGGGTCTGCCTCCGTCCATCTCAGCGGCCCGGGGCCGACGACTCCGGGCCGGCACCGTTGACGCCGGGGGCGTTTCGGGCGTCCCGGTCGTGGGCACGGCGCTCCTGCGCGAACGTGTCGCTCAATGCCGCCTGCTGCATCAGAGCACCCGCCGCCGCGGGCACCGCACGGTCCCACTCACGCGGGTCCACGGCCTGATCGAGGGCAGCGGCCACCAGGTCCGCCAACGGGTCGCTCTCCGAGAGCTGGTCGAGGGCGGTCCATGCCTGGGCTCCCTTGCCCTCCAGGAACGAGCTCAGCGCCAGCATCGTCGCCGGGCTGTCACGCACCTCACTCGGCGCCCGTCGCACGAGGTCCTGCCAGAACTCCGAGAAGACGGGCGCGTCCTTCCGGCTCATGCTGAACACCGCCGCGTCCCGGGCGCCGCTGTCGTGGAGCACTGCCAGGACCCGGGCCGCGTCGTCGTCGGAGAGGTACTCCCGATCGCGGCGGAAGTGGTCGAGCCGTGCGCCCAGCCACTCGACTTCGGACCGGGTGGTGGCCACATCCATGTCGAGTGCGCGGGCCTCGGCGGCAGGCAGGTGGTCGGCAACCGCGGTTGGATCGCCCTGCATCGCGGCGGCGAGGTCCTCGCGCCGGCCGACGGGCATGACCCGGCCCATCAGGGCGAACTCCGCGTCGATCCGGGCGCGGGTGCTGGGGTCGACGGTTCCGCGGGTGCCTTCGAGAAGGTCGGTCCACTCCTCGCCGTTGACCCACAGCATCGGGCCGACGTCGGGGCCGCGGACCTCGCTGTTGATCAGAGCCTCGCCCAAGGCAGCCAGCGCCTGGACGCAGGCGCGGCCGTCCTCGCCGTACGCTACGAGGGCGACGCGGCGAGGGTGGTGGCGGTGGAGGTAGACGTCGGTGAGCGCCTGGAGGAACTCACCCATCTCCTCGGGAGACTCGGGAATGTCGAGGCGCGCGGTGGGACCGTCGCCGAAGGCGAGGCAGACCATGCCCCGTGGAGTGAATCCCAGCGTGTGGGGGATAGACGAGATTAGCTCGTCGTGCGAGCTGATCTTCAGAGTGTTGGTCATCGACGATCACCTGCTCGGGTTGGAGGGCACGTTCGTCTGGAGAAGCAACCGGTCACGCCCGGGTTCGGACAGCTGGCGTCTACCGATCTGGGGCCGTTGTCGACCGGGCCTGGCCGGGGGCGTCAGCCCCGACCAAGCCGCGTGCCTGGCCGTGGATGACAGCGACCGTCACGGCCCGCGGGTCCTTTGCCGGTCGACAGCGTTCGCAGGCTGCTTCCTCATGGAGCGGGTCCGGAGACCGGAGGAATTGCATCCGGTGAGTGCGCCCAACGTGGGACTGGCATGAGGCGCTGAAAGATTCGCGTGCGCGCGATCGCTGGCACCGCTGCGTGACCTAGGTGATCGAGAAGTCCGACGACAGGTGTCCGAAGTTCCACGATCGCGGTTGCTTCTCCAAACAGACAGCAACCCTGCGGTCGATTCACGAAAGGAGGTGGGCCGTGACCATCGCTCCGATCCGCGTCCCCGATGAGTGGGACGACAACGGCATCATCCTGTTCGAGGAGTTCTGCGCCTTCATCCGTACGCCGCAGTGCACCGTGCGCGACTGGCGCCGTTGCGGTCGAGGCCCGACCTGGCACCGGTTCAACGGCAACGGCCGGCTCTACGTCACCGTCGCGGAGCTGCGGCGCTTCCTGAGAGGAGACCGGTGATATGTCTTCTTCTTTGCGACGCCCCGACCAGCCGATTCCTGGCGACAGGCACTGGATGACCCTCCAGGAGGCCGCGGTATACATCGCGACGTCCGTCAAGACCGTCCGCCGGCGCATCGCTAGCGGTGAGCTGCCGGCCTACGCCTGCGGCAAGCGCGGACTGCGAGTGCTGCGCGAGGACCTCGACAACCTGATGAGGCCAGTCTGAACGAGCAGGCTCATGTGTGTCGTGCGATCAAACCGTGGCAAGAACTCCGCCACCGTGCCGGTCTTCCAGATGCGCTTCGAGCGATCACTCAGTTGCACCTCGAAGAACCAATCGTCCGGCGACCAGAATGAGAATGGCTCAACTATTTGTGCGGGTGCTGACTGCTCGTCCAGTGGGGGGTCAAATCGCTGTCGCGGGGACGCATGATGACGAAGTCGATGTGCTGCCGGGCGCGCGCGGCGTTAGAGGAACCGTGGGTGCTCCGAAGTTCAGCGGTCGCCGCCGAACTGACGCCCAGTGAGTTGACGAGGCGTGACGCGGATGTGCAGTGTTCGAGAACCCGCCGCCCACGGTTCCAGCATCCGCAATGTCGTCTGCTCGTGCGCCTCGTCGCCTTCGAGCGCGCGCGCCCGGCCATGCGCGATCACGCTCCAACCATGGTGGTGCTCGCGATCGAACTCGTCGACTTCGAACGCGACCTCGTTGTGATGAACAAGGGAGGTCAACGGTCCGTACGCGGAAGTGCGGAACACGATGGTGCCGTCGTCGACGGCGAAGTTGACGGGGTAAATCTGGGGGCCGTCGTCGGCGCAGAAGATAACTCGGCCGACGGAGTGAGACCCGAGCCGCTCCAGACATTGGTCCGTGGACAGTTCCACTGGATGCTCAGCCACGACGCCTCTCCCAACTTAGGACCTAGAGGCCATCACCCAACCTATCAA
The Rhodococcus qingshengii JCM 15477 genome window above contains:
- a CDS encoding Fis family transcriptional regulator, whose translation is MLPGIINGQQACRKCAGIKLNVDCVECGAEEELYAQGCCWRCVLRATVDRLLTNPETASINDELKPFAAALKSMKRANSGLTWINQEHVTAFLTELARTPLVSHDVIDQLPRSRTREYVRELLVTHQILPPRDGLLHRYIDWSDEALDRLKSSEHREVATRYIRWHHLRQMYCMESVSHGTFLRSKQTVSVTIEFLNWLTDRDISIDDLSQADLDAWQAEGPSTREFAIRFLAWAVKTKLVARDLTMTPHRRGTSSKMSPEAQQDVVDGITSNQPALNPRDRAAAILVLVFGQQIDRVVKLTWDHVIVSDELVTVTLGDIAIALPAPLDEPFRYLAGERDLGNTAAHPSTRWVFRGYIPGQHINPGHLRNRLKSTFGTRAARLGTLHELTKLAPAAILADTLGYSPATIERHAVASAATYARYVAMIDADG
- the istA gene encoding IS21 family transposase, whose protein sequence is MKSAEEIMEILDAYDLTGSLRDAGELAGCSHHTVKHYVDRRAAGGELDKAVTRPQLIDEYLPKVEEWVERSKGKVRADRAHEKLLAMGYKGSERTTRRAVASVKKSYRSGHVRVHRPWVTEPGMWLQYDYGDGPVVDGVKTVLFVAWLAWSRFRVVIALRDKTMPSVFAALDQTFRRLGGVPTYVLTDNEKTVTTEHIAGIPVRNGQLVTFAEHYSVVVHTCVPADPASKGGTESSVKISKADLVPKDTNLREEYASFSELEEACEAFCQKVNTRAHRTTKRPPVEMLAEERTRLHPVPTQPHTVAFGTTRVVPGNTPMVMFESGQYSVPHTLLGATVWVRAQGLGDGEEVVIVHVGEDGPAEVARHARATPGTPRINDEHFPPQPEGPLNRQPRAKNPAEAEFLDLGEGARLWLVEAAAAGTPRMRVKMAEALSLAKLFDPVEVDWALGHAAVHGRFAEADLSSILDHHARQPAVGEHRAGEERSLTQGTAGWARLGQHDSQHDSREGNEVTR
- the istB gene encoding IS21-like element helper ATPase IstB, with translation MTTKTTTPSMASAPPLPAELEDLLRRLRLPHIRRHAPEVVATAKAQRWEPAEVLKALFAEEVAGRERSALATRRAAAGFPTGKTFDAWQPEASSIPAPTQQALRTLEWVHRRENLVVCGPSGTGKTFLLEALGHQAVEAGLKVAWFTLEDLGVLLRRHRADDTVSKAIARVLRADLVVVDDIGLLPVAQDAAEGLYRLVDAAYEKRSVAISSNLHPSGFDELMPKTLATATVDRLLHHAHVCQTSGDSVRLTQALAGRGVSPLS
- a CDS encoding ATP-binding protein translates to MTRDRRANPFRPGFGSSPPKLVESDHHLELFGEALDSGPGAYGRILLLVGQRGTGKTVTLNALEDIAGPKGWLVISETATKGLVDRIANDRLPRLLRDHDPRPTTSHVTNLDLPLSAGGVGREVSNKHTPVPTLRSQLEDLTDILRDTGGGVLITLDEIHKGVYDELEAVTTTLQHAVRERRQVAFAAAGLPGSMTALLQVEDEKDPSPLTFLRRSVRVDLGSLSDADTARAFRDPIDATWAISDDALALAVVESHGYPYMVQLVGYHTWRHADAGAPRLEVVDVQAGLDEALRDLRRQVLDEAMKPLSANDRRYLAAMAQDHDEVSSTRKVAQRLEVAPDYANKYRERLIDRALISGETRGVVEWAIPMLADYVRDLTKDPVAAEHWIRTGRTTDLSSPPARAADDLGNLGAKINELRARRGQARD
- a CDS encoding DUF1173 domain-containing protein; its protein translation is MTTTQSPAPGRADPTGEHASDRRTFELYGHRITQTNNPDAQQLLAAAHTERVRPLCMCRNDGVAMYVAKVGPEKYVIKRMPDSGLEHAHRCASYLPPDELSGLGQVLGSAITEEADCGLTAIELGFRMSKAERAAPTGAGGGGVSDSVAADPNRLTLRAVLHYLWQEADLATWSPGMGGKRNWRVVSWYLRQAARGKFTKGKPLATRLYIPEPFNVEKKTEIAARRLSAWAPMQQHGSAQQFMMLIGELKAIDPARFGHKLVIKHLPDAPLTVDDTLLARLNKRFGDEMELWQTDDEGHLIVIATFSVSRAGLATAEEISLVMTDRNWLPYESLFDKLLVDTALDARRRFTKSLRYNLAPDVPMASLVLTDTETPTAAFLLTRDDNREAVAEIATGIDVWTWVITEDMPALPPAVDHRLTLPSNEHY
- a CDS encoding DUF4192 domain-containing protein — encoded protein: MTNTLKISSHDELISSIPHTLGFTPRGMVCLAFGDGPTARLDIPESPEEMGEFLQALTDVYLHRHHPRRVALVAYGEDGRACVQALAALGEALINSEVRGPDVGPMLWVNGEEWTDLLEGTRGTVDPSTRARIDAEFALMGRVMPVGRREDLAAAMQGDPTAVADHLPAAEARALDMDVATTRSEVEWLGARLDHFRRDREYLSDDDAARVLAVLHDSGARDAAVFSMSRKDAPVFSEFWQDLVRRAPSEVRDSPATMLALSSFLEGKGAQAWTALDQLSESDPLADLVAAALDQAVDPREWDRAVPAAAGALMQQAALSDTFAQERRAHDRDARNAPGVNGAGPESSAPGR
- a CDS encoding DNA-binding protein — translated: MTIAPIRVPDEWDDNGIILFEEFCAFIRTPQCTVRDWRRCGRGPTWHRFNGNGRLYVTVAELRRFLRGDR